TGGTATATTAAGCTCTTCTATCTTTTCTTTTTTGATCAGCTGCTCTATGCTTTTTGAATCCATATCTACTTTAAACAAAGACTCTTTAAACCAGGCAAAAGAGAATATTTTTTTTGTAGATTTTTGCTTAAATATCTCCAACTGTTCTTTTGGTGACACACCTGATGCATAACTTGCAGCTATAATAGCACCTATAGATGTAGCACATATAGCTTTTACTTTTATATTATGATCATCTAGATACTGTAAAACACCAAGATGAAATGCACCTCTGGCTCCACCGCCTGACAATGCTAAAACTATTTCCCTTGTATCTCCAACCAATTTATCACCTCAAAACTTCCATCATAATTTTCAACTACACAACTGCAAGACTCTACCCAGTCACCACAATTTAAATACTCTATATTACCTATACTTTTTGCTTCAGCCTTATGGATGTGCCCACATATAACACCATTATAACCTTTTTTTTCAGCATGTGTAGACAAGATTCCTTCAAAATCTGTTATGAAAGAAACCGAACTTTTTATATTGTCTTTTACATACTTTGAAAGAGACCAATACTTCTTAACACCAACTATTTTCCTTATCTTTTGAAGATAATGGTTTATAAAAAGAACAAAGTCGTAACCTACATCTCCTAAAATAGCAAGCCATTTTTTTGTCATAGTTATACTATCAAAAAAATCACCGTGAGTGATCAGATACTTTTTTCCACTGAGTGAGATATATTCACACTCATTTTCAATGTATAGGTTATCACCCATTATAAGTGGAGTAAAGGGTCTTAAAAACTCATCGTGATTACCAGTCACAAGATATACATTTGTCCCTTTTCTTGCTTTTCTAAGTACCTTTTGAATTACGTCAGAGTGAGACTGTTCCCATTTAAACTTTCTTTTAATAGCCCAACCGTCTATAATATCACCGACAAGATACAGGTTGTCGGATTCCGTATCTTTTAAGAAGTCTAAAAATTGTTCTGCTTGGGAAAAACGAGTGCCTAAGTGGAGATCTGATACAAAGATTGATTTATATTTCATAAGTGACATATTATGTTCACCTGATTACAAACTTGTAACTAATTGATTACAAATCTATTACGAATTTTTCCATTCATCTAGTAAAGAGAGTTTATCTTTATCCAGCAACCTGTTTTTTTCATCCAATATACCAATCTTTTTAAGCTTTTTAAGTACACGTGATATTGTCTCTGGTGCCATGTTAAGCAACTGTGCGATCTCTTTATTTTTTAATGCTTGAAAAATAGCAGGATTATCTTCTAAGAGTGAACATACTTTTAGAGTCGCATCGAAAACAAGATTTCTATTTATGGTCTGTTCAAGATTTTTAATTTTTTTAGTTAGTGATCTGATAAAGCCGATGGAAAAACTACTATTTTCGTTTATTAGGTTTAAAAATTCATCTATCTTAATAAGTGCTACGACAGTATCATCTTTCATAACTATCGCTGAAGCAGGAAAGTTTATTTGTTCAAATGCAGTCATTTCTGCTACAAGACAGGGCTTAGTAAAATGATGAAGAACTATTTCATTATCTTTTATACCCATTTTATAAAGTTTAAGCTGCCCTGATAACAGTGCATATATGTAGTTTGGTTTATCACCTTCATAAAAAAGCATATTATCTTTTTTTAGATGTTTAATCGTAGCAATGTCAGCTACTTTTTCCAATAGTTCATCACTTAAAGATACAAAAACATCTACAGACTTTAATAATTCTTTTTTCATTTAAAAATTATATCAGTAAATTGATCTATATCAATTTTTTATATCTGTATTTTAGATAAACTTTTTCCAATTTTTTTAGGAGCTATTTTATGAAATTAATAAATTTAGATACATTACCTCAAGTTGCTATGGAGTTTATGAACGATGTTCATGAGGAAGATGTAAATATAATAAATGATCTTTATGAATTTATAACTGAATATGAGAGCAATCCAACTCAAGAGCATGAAAAAAATATAACAAATAAATATCAAGAATGGTTTGATCATACTGTTGCACACTTTAAAAGAGAAGAAGAGAAGATGATTGAATTGCATTTTCCACCATACCCTGTACATAAAGGTGAACATGACAATGCACTTCACACTATGGATACTATATTTAGGGACTGGAATTCATCCAAAGATATTGCTGCTTTAAAAGAGTATTTAGAAAATCAGCTACCTGAATGGTTAGTACATCACATACAAACTATGGATACAGTAACAGCAATGTTTTTTAAAACTGGTCTTAGTCCATGTTCTGCACATTAATTTTAAAATTTGTCATACCTTAACAAAGTTTAGTTATAATTTTTCAAAAATCAGGGATTATAACTATGAACTTTATCAAAAAAATATTTTATCCAATCGGTGCAACTTTAAAATATATACAAGAGCATTTCAAAGCGATGCTTTTTTTACTTATTTTATTTTTGATATTTGCACCTTCTGAAGATGCTAAACTAAGTACTGTAAATCTTCAAGAGATCAAACTAGTAGGTCCTATTTTTGATGCAACAGACATAGTTCAAAAAATAGATAAAGCGGCAGATGATGAAAACATTAAAGGTGTACTTTTAGATGTAAACTCTCCAGGCGGTGCAGTAGCTCCATCGATCGAGATAGCATATGCTATAAAACGCTTAAAAGAGATAAAACCTGTTGTTGTATATGCAAGCGGCACTATTGCTAGCGGTAGCTACTATGCAAGTATCTGGGCTAATGAGATTGTTGTAAACCCTGGTAGTATGGTAGGCAGCATCGGTGTAGTTATGCAAGGTGCTGATGTAAGCGAGCTTATGGGTAAAATAGGTGTTAAAACTCAAAGCGTTCAAGCAGGTAAGTATAAAAAAGTTGGTACAGGTGATCGTGCTTGGAAAGACTATGAGGTAAAAGAATTAAATAAAGTGATCAGTGGTACTTACGATATGTTCACAAAAGATGTAGCAGATGCAAGAGAGTTAGACTATAACAAAAGAGAAAATTATGCGGATGCACATATATTTACAGCAAGTCAAGCTAAAGATGTAGGTCTTGTTGATTCACTTGGCGTTAAATACAATGCTAAAAAAAGGGTTGAACTTTTAAGCAAAGTAGCGTTTCCTGAATGGAGTAAAGAAGACAAGTTTGATAAGCTTATGAAAAAACTTGCGGCTGAGACTTCATCTTCTATTCATACATATTTTCCGGAGTTAACTCTTAGATAAAACCTTTGCGCTGAGCACGGTTTTATCGCTCATAAGTTCAAATTCATCACTTACATTTAACTCATCTATATCTATAACTTTTTTATCTTTAGATATTTGAGCAAACCCTTTTTTTGATTTGTATTTAGGATTGTTTGCTTCTAAATTTTTCATAGCATTACTAAGCTCATTTTGTTTTGTTTTTAAAATAGAGTTTATTGCATTTGGATACTGTGAAAATGTCTGCTGTAAATCTCTTTGATGTGTTTGTATTTTAAAAGTTATAGCTTGAAAAAAGTTCTCTTTTAGACTCTTAATCTCTTCAAGTTTCTGAGTTAGTTTATTCTCGATGGAATTTTGTTTATATGCTTGATGTAGGTGGTTTAGTTCTTGTTTTTTATTATATATTTTTTG
The Sulfurimonas sp. genome window above contains:
- a CDS encoding UDP-2,3-diacylglucosamine diphosphatase, whose protein sequence is MSLMKYKSIFVSDLHLGTRFSQAEQFLDFLKDTESDNLYLVGDIIDGWAIKRKFKWEQSHSDVIQKVLRKARKGTNVYLVTGNHDEFLRPFTPLIMGDNLYIENECEYISLSGKKYLITHGDFFDSITMTKKWLAILGDVGYDFVLFINHYLQKIRKIVGVKKYWSLSKYVKDNIKSSVSFITDFEGILSTHAEKKGYNGVICGHIHKAEAKSIGNIEYLNCGDWVESCSCVVENYDGSFEVINWLEIQGK
- a CDS encoding Crp/Fnr family transcriptional regulator, whose translation is MKKELLKSVDVFVSLSDELLEKVADIATIKHLKKDNMLFYEGDKPNYIYALLSGQLKLYKMGIKDNEIVLHHFTKPCLVAEMTAFEQINFPASAIVMKDDTVVALIKIDEFLNLINENSSFSIGFIRSLTKKIKNLEQTINRNLVFDATLKVCSLLEDNPAIFQALKNKEIAQLLNMAPETISRVLKKLKKIGILDEKNRLLDKDKLSLLDEWKNS
- a CDS encoding hemerythrin family protein translates to MKLINLDTLPQVAMEFMNDVHEEDVNIINDLYEFITEYESNPTQEHEKNITNKYQEWFDHTVAHFKREEEKMIELHFPPYPVHKGEHDNALHTMDTIFRDWNSSKDIAALKEYLENQLPEWLVHHIQTMDTVTAMFFKTGLSPCSAH
- the sppA gene encoding signal peptide peptidase SppA, encoding MNFIKKIFYPIGATLKYIQEHFKAMLFLLILFLIFAPSEDAKLSTVNLQEIKLVGPIFDATDIVQKIDKAADDENIKGVLLDVNSPGGAVAPSIEIAYAIKRLKEIKPVVVYASGTIASGSYYASIWANEIVVNPGSMVGSIGVVMQGADVSELMGKIGVKTQSVQAGKYKKVGTGDRAWKDYEVKELNKVISGTYDMFTKDVADARELDYNKRENYADAHIFTASQAKDVGLVDSLGVKYNAKKRVELLSKVAFPEWSKEDKFDKLMKKLAAETSSSIHTYFPELTLR